In Arthrobacter sp. CDRTa11, one DNA window encodes the following:
- a CDS encoding CynX/NimT family MFS transporter translates to MAPISPAPPAVDTALPKPRTAVVLSVIALVLIGLNLRAGITGASALLHDLQLVLGYGPLVAAIIPSIPTLCFAVAGAATSWLTGRLGVEKSILLSLGMLAAGLLLRGIPATGMLVIGTVLGMSGLAVCNVAMPSFIREHFAGRTSLMTGLYTVTMTTGATATAVVVVPLAQALGSPSAAVGAIGIMAIAAFLGFLPVALHAHRNSVRTRTGRISPWPLLRTRKGLLLTAIFTVQALLAYALLSWFPYMLTTMGLSASDSGLMYGLMQLVSVPAGMLLIAIGSRRRMLRPAFYLVSVTMALGVAALLFLPVGLAVIPAVLLGFGLGIFPLVMVMISRSGTNTAETTALSTLAQSTGYLLATVGPFGAGLLHSATGSWTLPLSLLLVLALVQIVVAHLLTGSPSAGNTSKKK, encoded by the coding sequence ATGGCCCCCATCTCTCCAGCTCCCCCCGCAGTGGATACCGCCCTGCCCAAGCCGCGTACCGCCGTCGTGCTGTCCGTCATAGCGCTGGTGCTGATCGGCCTTAACCTGCGGGCCGGAATCACGGGAGCATCGGCGCTGCTGCACGATCTGCAGCTGGTCCTGGGCTATGGGCCGCTGGTGGCGGCGATCATTCCGTCCATCCCTACCCTCTGTTTTGCGGTGGCCGGCGCGGCGACGTCGTGGCTCACGGGGCGGCTCGGCGTCGAAAAGTCAATCCTGCTGTCGCTGGGGATGCTGGCGGCGGGGCTGCTGCTGCGGGGCATCCCGGCCACGGGCATGCTGGTGATTGGCACGGTCCTGGGAATGTCGGGGCTGGCCGTCTGCAACGTGGCCATGCCGTCATTCATCCGCGAGCACTTCGCCGGACGCACGTCCCTGATGACCGGGCTGTATACGGTCACCATGACCACCGGCGCAACAGCCACAGCCGTGGTGGTGGTCCCGCTGGCGCAGGCCCTCGGTTCGCCTTCGGCGGCAGTGGGCGCCATCGGAATTATGGCCATCGCCGCCTTCCTGGGTTTCCTGCCCGTTGCCCTGCACGCGCACCGCAACAGTGTCCGCACCCGCACCGGCAGGATCTCGCCCTGGCCATTACTGAGGACGCGCAAAGGCCTGCTGCTGACCGCCATCTTTACCGTCCAGGCCCTGCTGGCGTACGCCCTGCTGAGCTGGTTCCCGTACATGCTGACCACCATGGGGCTCAGTGCCTCGGACAGCGGCCTGATGTACGGGCTGATGCAGCTGGTTTCCGTGCCGGCCGGCATGCTGCTGATCGCCATTGGGTCCCGCCGCCGGATGCTGCGGCCCGCTTTTTACCTCGTCTCCGTAACCATGGCACTGGGGGTTGCCGCGCTGCTGTTCCTCCCGGTGGGCCTGGCCGTGATCCCCGCCGTCCTGCTGGGGTTCGGCCTGGGCATCTTCCCCCTGGTGATGGTCATGATCAGCCGCAGCGGCACCAACACGGCTGAAACCACGGCGCTTTCCACGCTGGCTCAGTCCACCGGCTACCTGCTGGCCACGGTGGGGCCCTTTGGCGCAGGGCTGCTCCACAGTGCCACCGGCAGCTGGACGCTGCCGCTTTCCCTTCTGCTGGTCCTCGCCCTGGTCCAGATCGTGGTGGCCCACCTGCTCACGGGCAGCCCTTCCGCCGGCAACACCTCAAAGAAGAAGTAG
- a CDS encoding FadR/GntR family transcriptional regulator: MTLSTSHRQPLAEEVTAKLRTMIQTGEWPLQQRIPPEPELMARLGVSRGTLREAVKALAHSGMLEVRRGDGTYVRATSEMSGAARRMYQDHTGEHILEVRAGLDTQAAKLAAKNATPDDVTALRALLTERDQGWHAADYAAWARADWAFHERVAQASGNPLLHELYVSFGGVFHQDLLKQPAKEGFDGIPHQGHGELVDAIEAHDPDAAVASVNRNLNSCAEWIRAELLPL, encoded by the coding sequence ATGACCCTCAGCACCTCGCACCGGCAGCCCCTCGCGGAAGAGGTCACCGCCAAGCTGCGGACCATGATCCAAACAGGCGAGTGGCCATTGCAGCAGCGGATCCCGCCGGAGCCCGAGCTGATGGCACGGCTTGGCGTCTCCCGCGGGACGCTCCGGGAGGCCGTCAAGGCCCTGGCCCACAGCGGAATGCTGGAGGTGCGCCGGGGCGACGGCACATATGTCCGTGCCACCAGTGAGATGTCCGGCGCCGCCCGCCGGATGTACCAGGACCACACCGGTGAGCACATCCTGGAAGTCAGGGCGGGGCTGGATACCCAGGCGGCGAAGCTCGCCGCGAAGAACGCCACGCCCGACGACGTCACCGCCTTGCGCGCGCTGCTCACCGAACGCGACCAGGGCTGGCATGCGGCCGACTATGCCGCCTGGGCCCGGGCCGACTGGGCCTTCCACGAGCGGGTGGCCCAGGCATCGGGGAATCCCCTGCTCCACGAGCTGTATGTCAGTTTCGGCGGCGTCTTCCACCAGGACCTGCTCAAGCAGCCGGCCAAGGAGGGGTTCGACGGGATTCCGCACCAGGGCCACGGTGAACTGGTGGACGCCATCGAGGCACACGATCCCGACGCCGCCGTGGCCAGTGTCAACCGGAACCTGAACTCGTGCGCGGAATGGATCCGGGCCGAGCTCCTGCCCCTCTGA
- a CDS encoding AI-2E family transporter encodes MARATNLSEHERAPEPEPARNPNTAAEKRRAQRKPPRALWSDGLGRVAIRSAQILLILGVAIASVYALMQIKLLVIPVLIALILAAAIGPFVNMLRRRGLPGGAATGLAFVALLLLLAGVSTVIYFSVRSQWGELVQQASTGLDELEQFLLNGPIPLDQEQLNQAREGIIQFATSSQVRSGAITGLSVVTEFLAGTALMIVFLFFFLKDGAKIWSFFLRPFSGQREAKLRRVGSRTLEVLGGYVRGTAVVALVDAVAIGAALFILQVPLAFALAIIVFMTAFIPLVGATVAGILAALVALVANGPVVALIVVAVVIAVNQLEGDLLQPIVMGKSLQLHALVILMALTAGTILAGIVGAVLSVPLAAVVWAIIQVWTAEDPKFEPMNPDLPPANSQPT; translated from the coding sequence ATGGCCCGAGCAACAAACCTGTCCGAGCATGAACGCGCCCCTGAACCTGAACCCGCCCGAAACCCCAACACGGCAGCAGAAAAACGGCGGGCCCAACGAAAGCCGCCCCGAGCCCTGTGGTCCGACGGCTTGGGGCGGGTGGCTATCCGGTCCGCCCAGATCCTGCTGATCCTGGGCGTGGCGATAGCTTCCGTCTACGCCCTGATGCAGATCAAGCTGCTGGTCATCCCCGTCCTGATCGCACTGATCCTCGCCGCAGCCATCGGCCCGTTTGTGAACATGCTCCGCCGCCGGGGCCTGCCGGGCGGAGCAGCTACCGGCCTGGCTTTTGTGGCGCTGCTCCTCCTGCTGGCGGGCGTCTCCACGGTGATCTATTTCTCCGTCCGGAGCCAGTGGGGCGAGCTGGTGCAGCAGGCTTCCACCGGGCTGGACGAGCTGGAGCAATTCCTGCTGAACGGCCCCATTCCCCTGGATCAGGAGCAGCTGAACCAGGCGCGCGAGGGAATCATCCAGTTCGCCACCAGCAGCCAGGTCCGTTCCGGCGCCATCACAGGGCTTTCGGTGGTGACGGAGTTCCTCGCCGGAACTGCACTGATGATTGTGTTCCTGTTCTTTTTCCTCAAGGACGGGGCCAAGATCTGGAGCTTTTTCCTGCGGCCTTTCAGCGGGCAGCGGGAAGCGAAACTGCGCAGGGTGGGCAGCCGGACTTTGGAAGTCCTGGGTGGGTATGTCCGCGGAACCGCTGTGGTGGCCCTGGTGGACGCCGTGGCCATCGGCGCGGCGCTGTTTATTCTCCAGGTTCCCCTGGCGTTCGCGCTGGCCATCATCGTGTTTATGACAGCCTTCATCCCGCTGGTGGGCGCCACTGTGGCCGGCATCCTGGCGGCCTTGGTGGCCCTGGTGGCCAACGGCCCGGTGGTGGCCCTGATTGTGGTGGCAGTGGTGATTGCCGTGAACCAACTGGAGGGCGACCTCCTGCAGCCGATCGTGATGGGCAAATCGCTGCAGCTTCACGCCCTGGTGATCCTGATGGCACTGACAGCGGGCACCATCCTGGCCGGCATCGTAGGCGCCGTGCTCTCCGTTCCGCTGGCGGCCGTGGTCTGGGCGATCATCCAGGTCTGGACCGCCGAGGACCCCAAGTTTGAGCCGATGAATCCGGATCTGCCGCCGGCCAACAGCCAACCAACATAG
- a CDS encoding DUF1206 domain-containing protein, producing the protein MSDGDSTMSEAADAVEEASNAKALDVVARSGFAVVALLHVIVGAIAVAVAFGQPGQAEATGAIEQLAANPWGPAVMWSCLIACTGLALWQLSEATLRARHLPRKERLAKLVSSGFLALAYGSVGLSFAGFAVGLRADSSRTTRDFSAALLGAPFGLWVLIALGLTIMGVGIYFVAKGLRRGFKDELFHFDGSHRGKLIDALGLTGHVAKGIALNLTGLLFVIAAGKQNADESTGLDGSLKALREHPFGPSLLVAIGAGFICYGIFALVRARFGRM; encoded by the coding sequence ATGTCAGACGGGGACTCCACCATGAGCGAGGCGGCCGACGCTGTCGAGGAGGCATCAAACGCCAAGGCGCTGGATGTCGTGGCTCGTTCCGGCTTCGCCGTTGTGGCCCTGCTGCATGTGATCGTTGGCGCCATCGCCGTCGCTGTTGCCTTCGGTCAGCCCGGCCAGGCCGAAGCGACGGGCGCCATTGAACAATTGGCTGCCAACCCCTGGGGCCCCGCCGTGATGTGGTCCTGCCTCATCGCCTGTACGGGGCTGGCGCTCTGGCAACTGAGCGAGGCAACGCTCCGCGCCCGGCACCTGCCACGCAAGGAACGCCTGGCCAAACTGGTCTCGTCAGGGTTCCTGGCGTTGGCCTACGGCAGCGTGGGCCTGAGCTTTGCGGGCTTCGCCGTGGGGCTGCGTGCCGATTCCAGCCGAACCACCCGTGACTTCAGCGCTGCACTTCTGGGAGCCCCCTTCGGGCTGTGGGTCCTGATAGCCCTGGGGCTGACCATCATGGGAGTGGGGATCTACTTTGTGGCGAAGGGTTTGCGCCGTGGTTTCAAGGACGAGCTCTTCCATTTTGACGGCTCCCACCGCGGCAAGCTCATCGATGCTCTGGGGCTCACGGGCCACGTGGCCAAGGGAATCGCCCTCAACCTGACCGGGCTGCTCTTTGTTATCGCGGCCGGAAAGCAGAATGCGGACGAATCCACGGGGCTCGACGGCAGCCTGAAGGCACTCCGGGAACACCCGTTCGGCCCTTCCCTTCTGGTGGCGATTGGCGCAGGCTTCATTTGCTACGGCATTTTTGCGCTGGTCCGGGCACGCTTCGGCAGGATGTAG
- a CDS encoding SRPBCC family protein — MKAMGSNTRGPDPAVPATELAGWTFAALFRAIKVVRPDRPIHPQGVSFDGELTRKGDGPQVSGLDWLDSPGVEPVKARFSRSVGLPPSFPDILGLALRINPSGAAADVLFASTGWRFPARFALIPRRSVSDAALTTLMPYQGQYGPVLLGLRTLQRPADGSTGDWVLELCFAKPAGQWVRAGELRLRETPGAPDTPLRFNPLEHPLPDAGTYPWTRRLRERSYRAAQQPAPHSPRNSSHTRGPFALTERKPMATVSKVFNSPAEEVWKVIADGWLYSGWVVGASRIRAVDAQWPDKGSRLHHSVGAWPLVINDSTSVADVEPGRSLELVARVWPAGEAKVLITIEDQGMQCRVTMAEDAVRGPGKFVPKPLRDALILARNRETLNRLELMAAGGAGS; from the coding sequence ATGAAAGCGATGGGTTCCAACACCCGCGGGCCTGATCCGGCAGTGCCCGCCACGGAACTGGCGGGGTGGACGTTCGCTGCCCTGTTCCGGGCCATCAAGGTGGTGCGGCCTGACAGGCCCATCCATCCCCAGGGAGTCAGCTTTGACGGTGAGCTGACCAGGAAGGGCGACGGGCCTCAGGTGAGCGGCCTCGACTGGCTCGATTCGCCCGGTGTTGAACCGGTCAAGGCGCGTTTCTCACGGTCGGTGGGATTGCCGCCGTCGTTCCCTGACATTTTGGGCCTTGCCCTGCGGATCAATCCATCCGGTGCGGCCGCAGACGTACTGTTCGCGTCCACTGGCTGGCGGTTTCCCGCCCGGTTTGCCCTCATACCCCGGCGGAGTGTTTCCGATGCCGCGCTTACCACCCTTATGCCATACCAGGGGCAGTACGGTCCTGTGCTTCTGGGCCTGCGGACGCTGCAACGGCCGGCGGACGGGTCAACCGGGGACTGGGTCCTGGAACTCTGCTTCGCCAAGCCGGCCGGGCAGTGGGTGCGCGCCGGCGAGCTTCGGCTGCGGGAAACTCCAGGCGCCCCTGATACTCCGCTCCGCTTCAACCCCTTGGAACATCCTCTGCCAGACGCGGGGACGTACCCATGGACCCGGCGCCTGCGGGAGCGCTCGTACCGGGCGGCCCAGCAACCTGCCCCTCATTCTCCCCGTAATTCATCCCATACCCGTGGGCCCTTCGCCCTGACCGAAAGGAAGCCCATGGCAACAGTGAGCAAGGTTTTCAACTCCCCGGCGGAGGAAGTGTGGAAAGTCATCGCGGACGGCTGGCTCTACTCCGGCTGGGTGGTGGGTGCGTCGCGGATCCGGGCCGTCGACGCGCAATGGCCGGACAAGGGATCCAGGCTCCACCATTCCGTGGGGGCCTGGCCGTTGGTGATTAATGACAGCACCAGTGTGGCCGACGTCGAACCCGGCCGCTCGCTGGAACTGGTGGCCCGGGTGTGGCCGGCGGGCGAGGCCAAAGTGCTCATCACCATCGAGGACCAGGGAATGCAGTGCCGCGTCACCATGGCCGAAGACGCGGTGCGGGGCCCCGGGAAGTTTGTGCCGAAGCCCCTGCGGGATGCCCTCATCCTCGCCCGCAACCGCGAAACACTCAACCGGCTCGAACTCATGGCCGCCGGCGGAGCCGGGAGTTAG
- a CDS encoding FAD-dependent oxidoreductase, whose protein sequence is MSSSTTVGSADRPLRVAVVGSGPAGVYAADILTKSEAVKSGELTVSIDLFDRYPAPYGLIRYGVAPDHPRIKGIVNALHKVLDRGDIRFFGNVDYGTDLSIEDLRTHYDAVIFATGAIKDADLNIPGIELDGSYGGADFVSWYDGHPDVPREWPLDAKEIAVIGNGNVALDVARVLSKHADDLLVSEIPDNVYAGLKASPVTDVHVFGRRGPAQVKFTPLELRELSHSKDVDIILYAEDFEFDEESDRLIQSNNQVKTMVGTLTNWIAEQPEDLSELTASRRLHLHFLHSPVEIYDDAETPGKVAGMKFERTELDGTGNARGTGEFVDYPVQAVYRAIGYFGSALPEIEFDHKKGVVPNDGGRVLDAAGTHVPGIYATGWIKRGPVGLIGHTKGDALETVTYLLEDRENLPVAAVPEADAIVDLLDSRGVKFTSWEGWLALDAHELALGAAATEAGGSHGVEVKRERIKVVPREDMVDISRDGVAAQV, encoded by the coding sequence GTGTCATCAAGCACCACCGTAGGCTCTGCCGATCGTCCGCTGCGCGTCGCCGTCGTGGGCTCCGGCCCGGCAGGCGTCTACGCCGCTGACATCCTCACCAAGAGCGAGGCCGTCAAGAGCGGCGAGCTGACCGTGAGCATCGACCTCTTCGACCGCTACCCGGCACCCTACGGCCTGATCCGCTACGGCGTGGCCCCGGACCACCCGCGCATCAAGGGCATCGTCAACGCCCTGCACAAGGTCCTGGACCGCGGCGACATCCGATTCTTCGGCAATGTGGACTACGGCACCGACCTCTCCATCGAGGACCTGCGCACGCACTACGACGCCGTCATCTTCGCCACCGGCGCCATCAAGGACGCGGACCTGAACATCCCGGGCATCGAGCTGGACGGCTCCTACGGTGGCGCTGACTTTGTCTCCTGGTACGACGGACACCCGGACGTTCCCCGCGAATGGCCGCTGGACGCCAAGGAAATCGCCGTGATCGGCAACGGCAACGTGGCGCTGGACGTGGCCCGCGTCCTCTCCAAGCACGCCGATGACCTGCTGGTCTCCGAAATCCCGGACAACGTCTACGCCGGCCTGAAGGCATCCCCGGTCACCGACGTGCACGTCTTCGGCCGCCGCGGCCCCGCCCAGGTGAAGTTCACCCCGCTGGAGCTGCGCGAGCTGTCCCACTCCAAGGACGTGGACATCATCCTCTACGCCGAGGACTTCGAGTTCGACGAGGAATCGGACCGCCTGATCCAGAGCAACAACCAGGTCAAGACCATGGTGGGCACGCTCACCAACTGGATCGCCGAGCAGCCCGAGGACCTCTCCGAGCTCACCGCATCCCGCCGCCTGCACCTGCACTTCCTGCACAGCCCGGTGGAAATCTATGACGACGCCGAGACGCCGGGCAAGGTGGCCGGCATGAAGTTCGAGCGCACCGAGCTGGATGGCACCGGCAACGCCCGCGGCACCGGCGAGTTCGTGGACTACCCGGTCCAGGCCGTGTACCGCGCCATCGGCTACTTCGGTTCCGCGCTGCCGGAGATCGAGTTCGACCACAAGAAGGGCGTAGTGCCGAACGACGGCGGACGCGTCCTGGATGCCGCCGGCACCCACGTGCCGGGCATCTACGCCACCGGCTGGATCAAGCGCGGCCCGGTGGGCCTCATCGGCCACACCAAGGGCGACGCCCTGGAGACCGTGACCTACCTGCTGGAGGACCGCGAAAACCTGCCGGTCGCCGCTGTTCCCGAGGCTGACGCCATCGTCGATCTCCTTGACTCCCGTGGCGTGAAGTTCACCAGCTGGGAAGGCTGGCTGGCCCTGGACGCCCACGAGCTCGCCCTGGGCGCCGCAGCCACCGAAGCCGGCGGATCGCACGGCGTCGAGGTCAAGCGTGAGCGCATCAAGGTGGTGCCGCGCGAGGACATGGTGGACATCTCCCGTGACGGTGTAGCCGCCCAGGTCTAA
- the cobA gene encoding uroporphyrinogen-III C-methyltransferase — protein MAIQDIYPTALRLLGRPVLVVGGGPVAARRAKGLLDAGARVTVVAPVASAALRELADAGLLTWEPRTYRTEDVDGVWFVQTATGDAAVDTQVSKDAEAQRIWCVNASDHEASAAWTPAVAVVDDVKIAINAGGDPRRAMALRDAVATALETGDLPLRRRRTSKDTASAGSVALVGGGPGDTGLITVRGRRLLGQADVVVADRLGPRELLNELSPDVRVIEVGKTPGHHPVPQSEINRILVDEALKGNRVVRLKGGDPYVLGRGGEEAEFCRQHGVEVEVVSGVTSAISVPAAAGIPVTHRGLAKGFSVVTGHEELSEVPARADHTIVLLMGVGQLRESAAALHSAGLPQDTPVGIVENGYLPNQRVTIGTLGSIADQAEATGVANPAVIVIGDVVRVSPFAPSHFKTADYGTTTPNKPRVLTT, from the coding sequence ATGGCAATTCAGGATATTTACCCCACAGCACTGCGGCTGCTCGGCCGCCCCGTGCTGGTGGTGGGCGGCGGACCCGTGGCTGCGCGCCGCGCCAAGGGCCTGCTCGACGCCGGTGCCCGGGTCACCGTCGTGGCTCCCGTTGCCTCCGCTGCGCTCCGTGAACTCGCCGACGCCGGCCTGCTCACCTGGGAGCCACGCACCTACCGTACGGAAGACGTCGACGGCGTCTGGTTCGTCCAGACCGCCACCGGCGATGCGGCCGTGGACACCCAGGTTTCCAAGGATGCCGAGGCGCAGCGCATCTGGTGCGTCAACGCCTCCGACCATGAAGCCTCGGCCGCCTGGACTCCCGCCGTCGCCGTGGTGGACGACGTGAAGATTGCCATCAACGCCGGGGGAGACCCGCGCCGGGCCATGGCCTTGCGCGACGCCGTCGCCACCGCACTGGAAACCGGCGACCTCCCGCTGCGCCGGCGCCGTACTTCGAAGGACACGGCTTCCGCCGGAAGCGTGGCCCTCGTGGGTGGCGGACCGGGCGACACCGGCCTGATTACCGTCCGCGGCCGCCGGCTCCTGGGCCAGGCCGACGTCGTGGTGGCAGACCGTCTCGGCCCCCGCGAACTCCTGAATGAACTTTCCCCCGACGTCCGTGTCATTGAGGTGGGCAAGACCCCCGGCCACCACCCCGTGCCGCAGTCCGAGATCAACCGGATCCTCGTGGACGAAGCACTCAAAGGCAACCGCGTGGTCCGGCTCAAGGGCGGCGACCCCTACGTCCTGGGCCGCGGCGGCGAGGAAGCCGAATTCTGCCGGCAGCACGGCGTCGAGGTTGAAGTGGTTTCCGGCGTCACGTCCGCGATCTCCGTACCCGCCGCCGCCGGCATTCCCGTGACGCACCGCGGCCTGGCCAAGGGCTTCAGCGTGGTCACCGGGCACGAGGAACTTTCCGAGGTCCCGGCCAGGGCGGATCACACCATCGTCCTGCTGATGGGCGTGGGCCAGCTGCGCGAATCTGCAGCCGCCCTCCACAGTGCCGGTTTGCCTCAGGACACTCCAGTTGGCATCGTTGAGAACGGCTATCTGCCGAATCAGCGCGTGACGATCGGCACGCTGGGTTCCATCGCCGACCAGGCGGAAGCCACCGGCGTCGCAAATCCGGCGGTGATTGTCATCGGTGACGTGGTGCGCGTGAGCCCGTTCGCGCCGTCGCACTTCAAAACCGCCGACTATGGCACCACCACCCCGAACAAGCCCCGAGTCCTCACCACCTAG
- a CDS encoding TetR/AcrR family transcriptional regulator has product MSRAYADVGRTGQKRRTLDALVAAARQLVASGATPTVDEAALLAGVARSTAYRYFPGQRELLAAAHPETARTSLLPASPPEDVAERLDAVVAEFTAMIIETEAQQRTMLRLSLEPADGQQHLPLRQGRAIGWIAEALSPLQGKMDEKDIHRLVLTIRSAIGIEALVWLTDIGGLGREEAAASMRWTASALLSHALTHGLPPKA; this is encoded by the coding sequence ATGTCAAGGGCTTATGCGGACGTGGGACGGACGGGCCAGAAGCGCCGGACGCTGGATGCCCTGGTTGCTGCCGCGCGCCAGCTCGTTGCTTCCGGTGCCACGCCTACGGTGGACGAAGCCGCACTCCTCGCGGGCGTCGCCCGGAGCACCGCCTACCGGTATTTCCCCGGCCAGAGAGAGTTGCTGGCCGCGGCCCACCCGGAAACCGCCCGGACCTCGCTGCTGCCTGCGTCACCTCCTGAGGACGTGGCCGAGCGGCTGGATGCAGTGGTAGCGGAGTTCACTGCGATGATCATCGAAACCGAAGCCCAGCAGCGGACCATGCTTCGGCTTTCGCTCGAGCCCGCCGACGGTCAGCAGCACTTGCCCCTCAGGCAGGGCCGGGCGATCGGCTGGATCGCCGAGGCACTCTCCCCGCTTCAGGGAAAGATGGACGAGAAGGACATCCATCGGCTTGTCCTGACCATCCGAAGCGCCATCGGCATCGAGGCGCTGGTGTGGTTGACGGACATTGGCGGCCTCGGCAGGGAAGAGGCGGCTGCTTCCATGAGATGGACGGCCTCGGCCCTCCTGTCCCACGCGCTGACCCACGGACTTCCGCCCAAGGCCTGA
- a CDS encoding cupin domain-containing protein, whose translation METKNSATAIIRQPGEGPRRWFFGGGVHTWKATAEETAGAFLLFEDEMGLNKVTPLHTHPDSDETMYILAGEILMHMDGTEHRVAAGGVTIAPRGVPHAFKVLQEGTRVLCLHTPGSAQEFYFGASEPMAPREVAGVVDFNRIRESGRVNGGIEIIGPPPFPESH comes from the coding sequence ATGGAGACGAAGAACTCAGCCACAGCAATCATCCGGCAGCCCGGCGAAGGCCCCCGGCGCTGGTTCTTCGGGGGCGGCGTGCATACGTGGAAGGCGACAGCAGAGGAGACTGCGGGGGCATTCCTCCTGTTCGAAGACGAGATGGGACTGAACAAGGTCACACCTCTGCACACCCACCCGGACTCGGACGAAACCATGTACATCCTGGCCGGGGAGATCCTGATGCACATGGACGGGACTGAACACCGGGTGGCTGCGGGTGGTGTGACCATCGCACCGAGAGGTGTTCCGCACGCCTTCAAAGTCCTTCAGGAGGGGACCCGCGTGCTGTGCCTGCACACCCCGGGCAGTGCCCAGGAGTTCTACTTCGGCGCGAGCGAACCTATGGCTCCTCGGGAAGTGGCAGGGGTGGTGGACTTCAACCGCATCCGCGAATCAGGGCGGGTAAATGGCGGCATCGAGATCATCGGTCCCCCGCCGTTCCCGGAAAGCCACTGA
- a CDS encoding SRPBCC family protein, whose translation MTVSFVCRTESVLPRKQLFDLARSIDAHMDSQKGSGERAVGGVRTGLIGEGQEVTWRARHFGIPLTMTSRVTAVDFPGSFVDEQVRGPFKSFRHVHEFESAGEGSIMTDRVEFAAPFGILGRLAERLFLRRYLQRLIAERGRFLAHPSEGGGRRRGAH comes from the coding sequence ATGACCGTCAGCTTTGTGTGCCGCACCGAGTCCGTCCTGCCCCGAAAACAGCTGTTCGACCTCGCACGCAGCATTGACGCCCATATGGACTCCCAGAAGGGCTCGGGGGAGCGGGCGGTTGGAGGCGTGCGGACCGGTCTGATCGGCGAGGGCCAGGAAGTCACCTGGCGCGCCCGGCACTTCGGAATCCCGCTGACCATGACAAGCCGCGTCACCGCCGTCGACTTTCCCGGCAGCTTTGTGGATGAGCAGGTGAGGGGCCCGTTCAAGTCTTTCCGGCACGTCCATGAGTTCGAGTCCGCCGGCGAAGGCAGCATCATGACGGACCGCGTGGAGTTCGCGGCGCCATTCGGAATCCTTGGCCGCCTGGCCGAGCGGCTGTTTCTGCGCCGCTACCTGCAACGCCTCATCGCCGAGCGGGGCCGGTTCCTGGCTCACCCCTCAGAAGGTGGAGGCCGCCGTCGTGGGGCACATTGA